In the Psychromicrobium lacuslunae genome, AGAACGCGTTGATCGGCGTCTCCGGAGCGCACACCCTCACTGATGACTGGGTCGAGAAGTACGAGCTGCCGGTAACTTTTGCCGCCAGGGTATCCAACCCGGCGGATCAGGTACTGACCAGGGTCGAAGCCAAGCGGCTGGATCCATCCAGTCAGTTCGCCGTGATCGCCGCCCGCGAGGCGTGGCAAGATGCCGCGATTGAAGATGTTGATCACGATCGCTTTGCTGTTGCCTTCGCCACTGGTATTGGCGGCGTCTGGACCCTGCTCGATGCCTGGGACACCCTGCGTGACCGTGGCCCCCGACGGGTACTGCCGATGACGGTACCGATGCTGATGCCCAATGGCGCAGCTGCGGCCGTCAGCTTAGACCTCGGCGCTCGTGGCGGGGCGCATACCCCGGTTTCGGCCTGTGCTTCCGGCACTGAGGCACTCCACCAAGGGCTTGAACTGATTCGTTCAGGCAAGGTCGACGTCGTGATGGCCGGTGGCACCGAAGCAGCAATTCACCCGATGACGCTCGCCTCCTTCTCCTCCATGCAGGCGCTCTCCCGGCGCAACGATGACCCTGAGCACGCTTCCCGCCCCTACGACCTCAATCGCGATGGCTTCGTGATGGGTGAAGGTGCCGGTGCTCTGGTGCTTGAAGCAGAAGAGCACGCCCTCGCTCGCGGCGCGCGCATCTACGGTGAGCTGGCCGGCACCTCGGTGACCGCCGATGCCTACCACATCACCGCCCCTGACCCGGAAGGCCTGGGTGCGACCCGAGCCCTCAAGGCTGCACTCTTTGATGCCCGGGCGCAGGCCGAAGACGTGGTGCACGTCAATGCGCACGCCACTTCCACCCCGGTCGGCGATAAGCCGGAGTACACCGCTCTGAAGGCCGCACTGGGCAATCACGTGGACAATGTGGCGGTGTCCGCTACTAAGTCGCAGATGGGCCACCTGCTCGGCGCTTCCGGTGCTGTAGAGGCTGTGCTGACCACGATGGCAGTG is a window encoding:
- the fabF gene encoding beta-ketoacyl-ACP synthase II, translated to MSRKVVITGLGATTPIGGDVPTTWKNALIGVSGAHTLTDDWVEKYELPVTFAARVSNPADQVLTRVEAKRLDPSSQFAVIAAREAWQDAAIEDVDHDRFAVAFATGIGGVWTLLDAWDTLRDRGPRRVLPMTVPMLMPNGAAAAVSLDLGARGGAHTPVSACASGTEALHQGLELIRSGKVDVVMAGGTEAAIHPMTLASFSSMQALSRRNDDPEHASRPYDLNRDGFVMGEGAGALVLEAEEHALARGARIYGELAGTSVTADAYHITAPDPEGLGATRALKAALFDARAQAEDVVHVNAHATSTPVGDKPEYTALKAALGNHVDNVAVSATKSQMGHLLGASGAVEAVLTTMAVVDRKAPATINLENQDPEIPLDVVTTARDLPKGDIVALSNSFGFGGHNAVIVVRNY